In the Candidatus Eisenbacteria bacterium genome, one interval contains:
- a CDS encoding FAD-binding oxidoreductase has product MSLALGLRERSVSPQAYALGPLEPRLAIRPTSAEEAAEALRAAAREKLAVVLWGGGTRLRHASLAGGYDVALDLSGMDRILEYDPEDLTATAECGVTLRALSRALGARGQELPLETPHPSRGTLGGTLAWNGSGPRRRRLGAPVDRILGARFALGDGTLARAGGKVVKNVAGHPVHRLLCGSRGGLAAILEASIKLLPAPDTRIALIYGLKDWEVAEESRWKTLPRLEPSFLTVLGSAAARRLPEAALLEAPFVVVVGIEEDRKFAAEQEKHVIASIGAPAKRLEGDSVIELAQALCGAEDQDGAHLTLTSAHVTPAALGAFLKRREASRLVCHALAGRLHWYPDDEVATPLLLALHESGFRVIGKSGPVAFQPPVPSQAAIAPLRDRIRQALDPSGVLSAAQV; this is encoded by the coding sequence ATGAGTCTGGCGCTCGGTCTCCGTGAACGCTCGGTGTCTCCGCAAGCCTACGCGCTCGGACCGCTCGAGCCGCGGCTCGCCATCCGACCCACCTCGGCCGAGGAAGCGGCCGAAGCGTTGCGCGCCGCGGCGCGGGAAAAGCTCGCCGTCGTGCTGTGGGGCGGCGGAACACGTCTGCGCCATGCATCGCTTGCGGGCGGCTACGATGTGGCTCTCGACCTCTCCGGAATGGACCGAATCCTCGAATACGATCCCGAAGATCTCACGGCCACCGCGGAATGCGGCGTGACGCTGCGGGCGCTCTCGCGCGCGCTGGGCGCGCGCGGCCAGGAGCTGCCGCTCGAGACTCCGCACCCGTCTCGCGGCACCCTGGGCGGAACGCTGGCATGGAACGGCTCGGGACCGCGGCGTCGCCGCCTTGGCGCGCCGGTCGATCGGATCCTGGGGGCGCGCTTCGCGCTCGGCGACGGCACCCTGGCTCGCGCCGGCGGCAAGGTGGTGAAGAACGTCGCGGGGCATCCGGTGCATCGCCTGCTGTGCGGCTCGCGCGGCGGGCTGGCTGCGATCCTCGAGGCCAGCATCAAGCTCCTTCCCGCACCCGACACGCGGATCGCGCTGATCTACGGACTGAAGGACTGGGAGGTCGCCGAAGAGTCGCGCTGGAAGACGCTGCCTCGTCTCGAGCCCTCATTTCTCACCGTGCTGGGATCGGCCGCTGCACGGAGGCTGCCCGAGGCGGCGCTCCTCGAGGCGCCGTTCGTGGTGGTGGTGGGAATCGAGGAAGACCGGAAATTCGCCGCCGAGCAGGAGAAGCACGTGATCGCTTCAATCGGGGCGCCGGCCAAGCGCCTCGAAGGCGACTCGGTGATCGAACTGGCCCAGGCCCTGTGCGGCGCCGAGGACCAGGACGGGGCTCACCTCACGCTCACCTCGGCGCATGTCACGCCGGCCGCGCTCGGGGCCTTTCTGAAACGGCGCGAGGCATCGCGCCTCGTGTGCCACGCACTGGCGGGACGGCTGCATTGGTATCCCGACGACGAGGTCGCAACGCCGCTCCTGCTCGCGCTCCACGAGTCAGGATTCCGCGTCATCGGGAAGAGCGGTCCGGTCGCCTTCCAGCCGCCTGTTCCTTCTCAGGCGGCGATTGCCCCGCTGCGCGATCGCATTCGC
- a CDS encoding nuclear transport factor 2 family protein, translated as MSENKRTVEAYMDAFRSTDRTRILDCLTDDVEWWIPGMFKVQGKEAFNEHIVDEGFVDRPVITVDRLVEENDVVVAEGSVKAPRAGGGHMNLVFCDVFEMRNAKIRRLISYLMEVK; from the coding sequence ATGAGCGAGAACAAGAGAACGGTCGAAGCCTACATGGATGCCTTCAGGAGCACCGACCGCACGCGCATCCTCGACTGCCTGACCGACGACGTCGAGTGGTGGATCCCGGGAATGTTCAAGGTCCAGGGGAAGGAAGCCTTCAACGAGCACATCGTGGACGAAGGTTTCGTCGATCGCCCGGTGATCACGGTCGACCGCCTGGTGGAGGAGAACGACGTGGTCGTGGCCGAGGGCAGCGTGAAAGCGCCGCGGGCCGGCGGAGGCCACATGAACCTGGTGTTCTGCGACGTGTTCGAGATGAGGAACGCGAAGATTCGCCGGCTGATCAGCTACTTGATGGAGGTGAAGTAG
- a CDS encoding FAD-linked oxidase C-terminal domain-containing protein — MTPLDLAPLRELLGEDGVLDSRAARFTYESDALVIERHMPDAIVLPRSTDEVAAIVRWAGAHRLPITPRGAGTGLAGGATAERGGLVLSVNRMDRVLRVDAERMLAWVQPGLVNLELSRQLAPLGLYYAPDPASQQVSTVGGNVATNAGGPHCLKYGVTFNHVLGIVAVLADGAVVTLGGEAPDSPDFDLASAVIGSEGTLAIVTEICVRLLPKPQAVKTMLFDFETIEQSCRAVSATIAAGIVPAAMEIMDRHTVRLVEAWLGIGLPLDAGAVLLIEVDGPAVSLEPQVERISALAKLQGARSVRVARDEAERAAIWKGRKSAFGAYGRAASGFYIMDGVVPRTRLAEALAGIGRLCSERGLESGNVFHAGDGNLHPHVLFDADDPRQQALALEASHEILRMCIRMGGSISGEHGVGIEKRSMMRELFAPDDLAVMERMRAAFDPERVLNPGKILPGDGEGIHPPAQMGGMRPVAVAEGPWI; from the coding sequence ATGACTCCGCTCGACCTTGCTCCGCTGCGCGAGCTGCTCGGCGAAGACGGCGTGCTCGATAGCCGGGCGGCGCGCTTCACCTACGAGTCCGACGCGCTGGTGATCGAGAGGCACATGCCCGACGCCATCGTGCTCCCGCGCTCGACCGACGAGGTGGCGGCCATCGTGCGCTGGGCGGGCGCCCATCGCCTGCCCATCACGCCTCGCGGCGCGGGGACGGGACTCGCGGGAGGCGCCACCGCCGAGCGCGGTGGCCTGGTGCTCTCGGTCAACCGCATGGACCGTGTTCTGCGCGTGGACGCCGAGCGGATGCTGGCCTGGGTCCAGCCCGGCCTCGTGAACCTCGAGCTGTCCCGGCAGCTCGCGCCGCTCGGTCTCTACTACGCGCCCGACCCGGCATCGCAGCAGGTGAGCACGGTGGGCGGCAACGTCGCCACCAATGCCGGGGGCCCGCATTGCCTCAAGTACGGAGTCACGTTCAATCACGTGCTGGGCATCGTGGCGGTCCTGGCCGACGGAGCGGTGGTCACGCTCGGCGGCGAGGCGCCGGATTCGCCGGACTTCGACCTGGCCTCCGCGGTGATCGGCAGCGAAGGCACGCTGGCGATCGTCACCGAGATCTGCGTGCGGCTGCTGCCGAAGCCGCAGGCGGTGAAGACGATGCTCTTCGACTTCGAGACCATCGAGCAGTCGTGCCGGGCGGTATCGGCCACGATCGCGGCGGGCATCGTGCCCGCGGCCATGGAGATCATGGACCGCCATACGGTGCGGCTGGTGGAAGCCTGGCTCGGAATCGGTCTGCCGCTCGACGCCGGCGCCGTGCTGCTGATCGAGGTCGATGGTCCCGCGGTGAGCCTCGAGCCGCAGGTCGAGCGCATCTCCGCGCTCGCGAAGCTGCAAGGCGCCCGCTCGGTCCGCGTCGCGCGCGACGAAGCGGAGCGAGCCGCGATCTGGAAGGGCCGCAAATCGGCCTTCGGCGCGTACGGCCGCGCGGCGAGCGGCTTCTACATCATGGATGGCGTGGTGCCCCGCACCCGGCTGGCCGAAGCGCTGGCCGGCATCGGACGCCTGTGCTCGGAGCGCGGACTCGAGTCCGGCAACGTCTTCCATGCCGGCGACGGCAACCTTCATCCGCATGTGCTGTTCGACGCGGACGACCCGCGACAGCAGGCCCTGGCGCTGGAAGCCTCGCACGAGATCCTCCGCATGTGCATCCGCATGGGCGGGTCGATCTCCGGCGAGCACGGCGTCGGAATCGAGAAGCGCTCGATGATGCGCGAGCTCTTCGCGCCCGACGATCTGGCGGTGATGGAGCGCATGCGTGCGGCGTTCGATCCGGAGCGCGTGCTCAACCCGGGCAAGATCCTTCCCGGAGACGGCGAAGGCATTCATCCTCCCGCGCAGATGGGCGGCATGCGCCCGGTCGCCGTCGCCGAAGGGCCGTGGATATGA